AGATCGCCGCCGCCCCGCGGGTTTCGCGGCTCCAGATCGGCGAAGCTGATCTCCGGGCGGAGCTCGGGATCACGCCTGGCCCCGAGGAACGTGAACTGCTCGCCCTCCGTTCGCACGTGGTGCTGGCCAGTGCCGCAGCGGGTATCGAGCCTCCGCTCGGTCCGGTACGCACCGACTTCCGCGACCTGGATGCGCTACGAGAATCGACGATTGCCCTGCGGCGCTTGGGGTTCCGTGGGCGTGCCTGTATCCATCCGGCGCAACTACCGGTGGTCAACGAGGTCTTCACCCCTGCCTCGGACGAGGTGCGGCGAGCTCGCGCGCTGGTGGACCGGTTCGAGGCGGCCGCAGGGGGAGTGCTGCTCGACGAATCCGGCCGCATGGTCGACGCGGCCGTGATCCGCCAGGCCCGTCGCCTGCTCGCGGAACGGGCCTGATCCGCGTCAGTGGTCGCGCAGTAGCGACCCCGCGCCGTCCACCCGGTCCTTGATGCCGTTGTCGCGCAACGCCATCCACCAGGTCGCGGCGTTGATGGCGATCACCGGTTTGCCGAGCCAGCGTTCGGCCTCGTCGGCCAGGCGCACCATGGACAGGTTGGTGCCGCATTGGATCAGGGCGTCGACGTCGTCGCCGTTCACCTCGAGCAGGGCGGTGCGCAGTTCGTCCTCGGTGACGTGAGCGATGGAAACCGCCGTGGGGCAGCGCAATCCCTTGATGGCGGCGACTTCGAAGCCCAGCTCGCCGAAGAAGCGGACCACGTTCTCGTCGCCGATCGGCTGGTAGGGGGTGACCACGCCGATTCGCTTGGCGCCGAACAGCTCCAGGGCGCGGCGGCAGGCCTCCGCACCGGTTGCTACTTCCAGGCCCGTGACGTCGTGGATCTGCTTCACGAACTGGCGGTTGCCTTCGATTCCGCCCCAGAAGGTTTCGGCGGACATACCCATGACCATGTATTCCGGTTCGCAGGTCAGCACCCGCTCGCAGGCCGAAACTATCTCGGCGCGAATCTGTTCCAGTAGCCGGTCCATGCCGGCGTCGTCGGCCATGTTCTGGTCGCGGATGTGGATGCGGCTGAAATGCGACGTGACGCCGGGCACGCCCATCCGATAGAAATCGGGCTCCACGATGGTGTTGGTGGAGGGCGCGATCACCCCGAATTTGCCGCGCCAGCCCAGGGCGTCTGTCATCGGATCAACTCCTCGTCGGTCGGAGCCGCGACGGTGGCGGCCGAGAGTCGCCATGCGGCGATCAGGAATGCGGCCTGGGCCGCGGTATTGCACAGTTGCTCGATCCATTGCAGCGTCACCGTCTGATCCGGGCGGGACGCGAGCGGGCCGAGCAGGAAGAACACCAGCAGTTGGGTGCCGAACAAACCGGCGGCAATGTTGTCGCCACGAGCCCGCGCCATCAGGATCAGCTGGCTGCCGGTGAGCGTGGCGAACACGGTGGTGCTCAGCAGCATCGG
This DNA window, taken from Nocardia sp. XZ_19_385, encodes the following:
- a CDS encoding CoA ester lyase: MRSALYVPGNRPELFDKALAGPADVVLLDLEDAVPLRDKQTARAEVAAWLRSVTRAFPRIWVRVNPGELGHEDMRAVAGPALAAVCLSKTESAQQVRAAGAVLDACESQPGAIRICALLESAAAILAAPEIAAAPRVSRLQIGEADLRAELGITPGPEERELLALRSHVVLASAAAGIEPPLGPVRTDFRDLDALRESTIALRRLGFRGRACIHPAQLPVVNEVFTPASDEVRRARALVDRFEAAAGGVLLDESGRMVDAAVIRQARRLLAERA
- a CDS encoding arylmalonate decarboxylase → MTDALGWRGKFGVIAPSTNTIVEPDFYRMGVPGVTSHFSRIHIRDQNMADDAGMDRLLEQIRAEIVSACERVLTCEPEYMVMGMSAETFWGGIEGNRQFVKQIHDVTGLEVATGAEACRRALELFGAKRIGVVTPYQPIGDENVVRFFGELGFEVAAIKGLRCPTAVSIAHVTEDELRTALLEVNGDDVDALIQCGTNLSMVRLADEAERWLGKPVIAINAATWWMALRDNGIKDRVDGAGSLLRDH